The proteins below are encoded in one region of Mycobacterium pseudokansasii:
- the fadD6 gene encoding long-chain-acyl-CoA synthetase FadD6: protein MSDHPGGARARVKLSDVAARVPGVLADTPSIVRGAVTGLLARPTSKASIGSVFQDRAARFGDRVFVKSGEQQLTYREANAIANRYAAVLAARGVGPGDVVGIMLRNSPNTVLAMLAVVKCGAVAGMLNYHQRGEVLAHSLGLLDAKLLLTESDLVSAISESGGPAGEVLTVDDLERCAATAPAHNPASAAAVRAKDTAFYIFTSGTTGFPKASVMTHHRWLRALAVFGGMGLRLKSSDTLYSCLPLYHNNALTVAVSSVINSGATLALGKSFSASRFWDEVIATEATAFIYIGEICRYLLNQPAKSTDRAHRVRVITGNGLRPEIWDEFTERFGIARVCEFYAASEGNSAFINIFNVPRTTGVSPMPLAYVEYDPDTGAPLRDESGRVRRVPPGEPGLLLSPVNRLQPFDGYTDPAASEKKLVRNAFRDGDCWFNTGDVMSPQGMGHAAFVDRLGDTFRWKGENVATTQVEAALSADPSVEECTVYGVEVPNTGGRAGMAAIKLRDGAEFDGQSLARAVYGQLPAYALPLFVRVVESMAHTTTFKSRKVELRQQAYGAEVEDPLYVLAGRDEGYVPYYAEYPDEVAAGKRPRA from the coding sequence GTGTCCGATCACCCAGGTGGCGCGCGCGCACGGGTCAAGCTCAGCGACGTCGCAGCCCGGGTGCCGGGCGTACTGGCCGACACACCGTCGATCGTGCGAGGGGCGGTGACCGGCTTGCTGGCCCGGCCGACGTCCAAGGCGTCGATCGGGAGTGTCTTCCAGGACCGGGCAGCCCGTTTCGGTGACCGGGTCTTCGTGAAATCCGGTGAGCAGCAGTTGACCTATCGCGAGGCCAACGCGATCGCCAACCGGTACGCCGCGGTGCTGGCCGCGCGAGGTGTCGGCCCCGGCGACGTGGTCGGCATCATGCTGCGCAACTCGCCCAACACGGTGCTGGCCATGCTGGCCGTCGTCAAGTGCGGCGCCGTTGCCGGAATGCTCAACTACCACCAGCGGGGTGAGGTGCTCGCCCACAGTCTGGGCCTGCTTGACGCAAAGCTGCTGCTCACCGAATCGGACCTGGTCAGCGCCATCAGTGAAAGCGGTGGCCCGGCCGGCGAGGTGCTGACCGTCGACGACCTGGAGCGCTGTGCCGCGACCGCGCCCGCGCATAACCCGGCTTCGGCTGCGGCGGTGCGAGCCAAGGACACCGCCTTCTACATTTTCACGTCGGGCACCACCGGCTTCCCCAAAGCCAGCGTGATGACTCACCACCGGTGGCTGCGGGCGCTGGCGGTGTTCGGCGGCATGGGGCTGCGGCTGAAGAGCTCGGACACGCTGTACAGCTGCCTGCCGCTGTACCACAACAACGCGCTGACGGTCGCGGTGTCGTCGGTGATCAATTCCGGAGCGACGCTGGCGCTGGGCAAGTCGTTCTCGGCGTCGCGGTTCTGGGACGAGGTGATCGCCACCGAGGCCACGGCGTTCATCTACATCGGGGAGATCTGCCGTTACCTGCTCAACCAGCCGGCCAAATCGACCGACCGGGCCCACCGCGTACGCGTGATCACCGGCAACGGCTTGCGGCCGGAGATCTGGGACGAGTTCACCGAACGGTTCGGCATTGCGCGCGTCTGCGAGTTCTACGCCGCCAGCGAGGGGAACTCCGCGTTTATCAACATCTTCAACGTGCCCAGGACAACCGGCGTGTCACCGATGCCGCTGGCCTACGTGGAATACGACCCGGATACCGGCGCCCCGCTGCGCGACGAGAGCGGCCGGGTACGCCGGGTCCCCCCCGGTGAGCCGGGCCTGTTGCTCAGCCCGGTCAACCGGCTGCAGCCGTTCGACGGCTACACCGACCCGGCGGCCAGCGAAAAGAAGCTGGTGCGCAACGCATTTCGGGACGGCGACTGCTGGTTCAACACCGGCGACGTGATGAGTCCGCAGGGCATGGGGCACGCCGCGTTCGTCGACAGGCTGGGCGACACCTTCCGGTGGAAGGGCGAGAACGTCGCCACCACGCAGGTCGAAGCGGCGCTGTCGGCCGACCCCTCAGTCGAGGAGTGCACGGTCTACGGCGTGGAGGTGCCCAACACCGGCGGCCGCGCCGGCATGGCCGCGATCAAGCTGCGCGACGGCGCCGAGTTCGACGGGCAGTCCCTGGCCCGGGCCGTCTACGGTCAGTTACCCGCCTACGCGCTGCCGCTGTTCGTGCGAGTAGTCGAGTCGATGGCGCACACCACGACGTTCAAGAGCCGCAAAGTGGAGCTGCGCCAGCAGGCTTACGGCGCCGAGGTCGAGGATCCGCTCTACGTGCTGGCCGGCCGCGACGAAGGATACGTGCCCTACTACGCCGAGTACCCCGACGAAGTAGCGGCCGGTAAACGCCCCCGGGCGTAA
- a CDS encoding TIGR00730 family Rossman fold protein, whose protein sequence is MCPRPDSTEDEWAVCVYCAAGPTHPELLELAAELGEAIADCGWTLVWGGGNLSAMGAVAGAAHARGGRTVGVIPKPLIRRELSDAGAAAELIVTDTMRERKHIMEERADGFIVLPGGLGTLDELLDAWTTGYLGMHSKPIVILDPRGHYDGLLAWLNGLVNAGYVAQAAMERLTVVDKVGAALELCAPS, encoded by the coding sequence ATGTGCCCACGGCCCGACTCAACCGAAGACGAGTGGGCGGTATGTGTCTACTGCGCGGCCGGACCGACACACCCGGAATTGCTCGAGCTCGCCGCTGAACTCGGCGAGGCAATCGCCGACTGCGGCTGGACCCTGGTCTGGGGCGGCGGCAACCTTTCGGCCATGGGCGCTGTTGCGGGGGCGGCGCACGCACGCGGCGGCCGGACCGTCGGCGTGATTCCCAAGCCGCTGATCCGCCGCGAACTGTCCGACGCGGGCGCGGCCGCCGAACTGATCGTCACCGACACGATGCGCGAGCGTAAGCACATCATGGAGGAACGCGCCGACGGGTTCATCGTGCTGCCAGGTGGCCTGGGGACGTTGGATGAGCTTCTCGATGCCTGGACTACCGGCTATCTGGGCATGCACAGCAAACCCATCGTGATCCTCGACCCGCGGGGGCACTACGACGGTCTGCTGGCGTGGCTCAACGGACTGGTGAACGCCGGTTACGTCGCGCAGGCAGCGATGGAGCGGCTGACGGTAGTCGATAAGGTGGGCGCGGCGCTGGAGCTGTGCGCACCCTCGTGA
- a CDS encoding ATP-binding protein: protein MPIRWNVPQQAAALERLDAALGDASAGGGAVVLGPDGVGKSTLARLAAEQFCRRHPTTLIRWVIGTPTERVVPFGAFGHLVSIAEIGKPAALLRAARASLCADDTQGKLLLIVDDAHDLDILSATLVYQLALTGTARMIVTARTPDTPDTPAAPEAITALWTDRLLERIDIEPPGGPTAPAEVDEFIAELPAPARSVLDYLAIAEPLSLADLTVLAGDGAVQQAEELGAAETRVRGGRADDPVVYTAHPLFAERTRAALGDDGARRRRTEIVMLLSRHPTEHLSDRLRLAALALGGLDSEAEQPVDEVVAAAQQALRLGDVRLAERLARAALDRSAGLDARLVLAQALSWQGRGREAAGVLAAVDPAGLSEAELRAWAVPRAANQFWMLGEPERATAFLQTTRGRIIEPSAQAELDALTATFAMNAGNLPRAVTLADQVLSQPSPGDTAVAWAASAAALSSARMGRFRDVEPLVQRASAAEHPGLLRFTVGLAQITSLLMAGEIAQAQTLAQQFTDFAELQQPGRAIGEVLLGHVLLTKGEFGSAASLLEPAAAELERTGYSWGPLSLMLLATAIAQQGRIAESAKALRRAETRHGTKSALFAPELMLARAWTKAAARDKAGAIADAREAARTAERGGQSTVALRAWHDAVRLGDIRAVVPVTRLATEIDCPVGDLVAKQARALADGDAAALTVVAEELAAIGMAAAASDAAAAAAVAVANQSGSV from the coding sequence GTGCCCATTCGATGGAACGTCCCGCAACAGGCGGCCGCGCTGGAGCGGTTGGACGCCGCCCTGGGCGACGCATCCGCTGGCGGTGGGGCAGTCGTACTCGGACCCGACGGCGTGGGCAAATCCACGCTGGCCCGGTTGGCCGCCGAACAATTCTGCCGCCGGCACCCGACCACGCTGATCCGCTGGGTCATCGGCACCCCGACCGAGCGCGTGGTTCCGTTCGGCGCCTTCGGCCATCTGGTCAGCATCGCCGAAATCGGCAAGCCGGCCGCCCTACTGCGGGCCGCCCGGGCATCGCTATGCGCTGACGATACGCAAGGCAAGCTGCTGCTCATCGTCGACGACGCGCACGACCTGGACATCTTGTCGGCCACCCTGGTGTACCAGTTAGCGCTGACCGGCACGGCCCGGATGATCGTCACCGCGCGCACCCCGGATACCCCGGATACCCCAGCCGCGCCCGAGGCCATCACAGCGCTGTGGACCGACCGTTTGCTGGAGCGGATCGACATCGAGCCGCCGGGCGGACCAACCGCGCCGGCCGAGGTCGACGAATTCATCGCCGAGCTGCCCGCCCCGGCGCGGTCGGTGCTGGATTACCTCGCCATCGCAGAGCCCTTGTCGCTCGCCGATCTCACGGTGCTCGCCGGTGACGGCGCCGTGCAGCAGGCCGAGGAGTTGGGCGCCGCGGAAACCCGGGTACGCGGCGGACGCGCCGACGATCCGGTGGTCTATACGGCTCACCCGTTGTTCGCCGAACGCACGCGTGCGGCGCTGGGCGATGACGGCGCGCGACGACGACGAACCGAGATAGTCATGCTGTTGTCGCGGCATCCGACCGAACACCTCAGCGACCGGCTGCGGCTGGCGGCGTTGGCGCTGGGCGGCCTGGACAGCGAAGCCGAGCAACCGGTGGACGAGGTCGTCGCCGCCGCGCAGCAGGCGCTGCGCCTGGGCGACGTCCGGCTGGCCGAGCGGTTGGCGCGAGCGGCGCTGGATCGCTCGGCCGGACTGGACGCGCGACTGGTGCTGGCGCAGGCGTTGAGCTGGCAGGGACGTGGCCGGGAAGCCGCGGGGGTGCTGGCGGCCGTGGATCCTGCCGGTCTGTCCGAGGCCGAGCTGAGGGCGTGGGCGGTGCCGCGGGCCGCCAACCAGTTCTGGATGCTCGGCGAACCGGAGCGGGCCACGGCGTTCCTGCAGACCACTCGCGGCCGGATCATCGAGCCCTCCGCGCAGGCCGAGCTGGACGCACTGACGGCAACGTTCGCCATGAACGCCGGAAACCTGCCGCGGGCCGTCACGCTGGCCGACCAGGTGTTGTCCCAGCCGTCCCCCGGTGACACGGCCGTGGCCTGGGCGGCCAGCGCCGCCGCGCTGTCCTCGGCCCGGATGGGTCGCTTCCGCGACGTCGAGCCACTGGTCCAACGGGCGTCGGCCGCCGAGCATCCCGGGCTGCTGCGATTCACCGTCGGCCTGGCTCAGATCACCTCGCTACTCATGGCGGGTGAGATCGCCCAGGCTCAGACGCTGGCCCAGCAGTTCACCGACTTTGCCGAGTTGCAGCAGCCCGGTCGGGCCATCGGTGAGGTGTTGCTGGGACACGTGCTGCTCACCAAGGGCGAATTCGGTTCTGCGGCATCGCTATTGGAGCCTGCCGCTGCCGAACTGGAACGCACCGGCTATTCCTGGGGTCCGCTGTCGCTGATGTTGCTGGCCACTGCCATCGCGCAGCAGGGCCGCATCGCCGAGTCCGCGAAAGCGTTGCGGCGCGCCGAAACCCGACACGGAACCAAGTCAGCGCTGTTCGCACCCGAACTCATGCTGGCCCGCGCGTGGACCAAAGCCGCCGCCCGGGACAAGGCCGGCGCCATCGCCGATGCCCGCGAAGCGGCCCGGACCGCCGAACGAGGCGGGCAGTCGACGGTGGCGCTTCGGGCCTGGCATGATGCCGTTCGCCTCGGCGATATCCGGGCTGTGGTCCCGGTGACTCGGCTGGCCACCGAAATCGACTGCCCAGTAGGCGATCTCGTGGCCAAACAGGCCCGCGCGCTCGCCGATGGCGACGCTGCCGCGCTGACCGTGGTGGCCGAAGAGTTGGCCGCGATCGGGATGGCCGCCGCGGCTTCCGACGCAGCAGCAGCAGCAGCGGTAGCGGTGGCGAACCAGTCGGGCTCGGTGTGA
- a CDS encoding WXG100 family type VII secretion target, which translates to MSQIMYNYPAMVTHAGDMSGYAGTLQSMGADIAGEQAALSNAWQGDTGVTYQAWQARWNQALEDLVRSYQSMASTHESNTMAMMARDQAEAAKWGG; encoded by the coding sequence ATGTCACAGATTATGTACAACTATCCGGCGATGGTGACCCATGCCGGTGATATGTCGGGATACGCGGGAACGCTACAGAGCATGGGTGCTGATATCGCCGGCGAGCAGGCTGCGCTGTCGAATGCCTGGCAGGGTGATACCGGTGTGACCTACCAGGCGTGGCAGGCGCGGTGGAACCAGGCTCTGGAGGATCTGGTGCGCTCGTATCAGTCCATGGCGAGCACCCACGAATCCAACACGATGGCGATGATGGCCCGGGACCAGGCTGAAGCCGCAAAATGGGGCGGATAG
- a CDS encoding WXG100 family type VII secretion target, giving the protein MSLLDTDIPQLVSSQSAFAAKAGLMRHTISQAEQSVMSAQAFHQGESALAFQGAHARYMEAASKVNALLDIAQANLGDAAGTYVAADAAAASTYTGA; this is encoded by the coding sequence ATGAGTTTGTTGGATACCGATATTCCCCAGTTGGTATCGTCGCAGTCGGCTTTTGCGGCGAAGGCGGGTTTGATGCGGCACACTATTAGCCAAGCTGAGCAATCGGTGATGTCGGCTCAAGCGTTTCACCAGGGTGAATCCGCGCTGGCATTTCAAGGTGCCCATGCCCGCTACATGGAGGCGGCCAGTAAGGTCAATGCTTTGCTCGATATTGCGCAAGCTAATTTGGGCGACGCTGCGGGTACCTATGTCGCCGCCGATGCGGCCGCCGCATCGACTTACACCGGCGCCTGA
- a CDS encoding PPE domain-containing protein, with translation MLSLVLVTRLVNTIPIALNEADYVRMWIQGAATMGTYATVSGAALAAVPHTAPAPVVVKHPGVGHLGDIPPIPPPETPWWLEILAWLQEFETLLEEVLTTFVNELWMWIQEALLVAAEILETFLSELWMWVQEALLVFQEIMTAFFQGLASILEVVVEVLYVGALLLGEFLATVLLALAEGLAVAAQAIAEAIITLLALYPEIIVVALIAAGILVPLGVGGAVLAGVGAAIAVPLATGLGIGIPAYVDSIDQRSDDTSETIDGPAAPDCAEIVTSDKTEVFTPGKGELVSPGNGELDTPSKTEVFTPNKGEAVTSGKFDMATAAGRDVPAGMVKFSDTGAGPIGFTGTAPSSTGPGASGLATLAGGFGDSAGMPMVPATWDVTLVGAPT, from the coding sequence TTGCTGAGTCTGGTGTTAGTTACGCGATTGGTAAACACCATCCCGATCGCCCTTAATGAAGCCGACTATGTGCGCATGTGGATCCAGGGTGCCGCGACAATGGGAACCTATGCGACAGTTTCGGGCGCGGCCCTGGCCGCAGTACCCCACACCGCACCGGCGCCAGTGGTGGTCAAGCACCCCGGAGTCGGACACCTCGGCGATATCCCTCCGATTCCTCCGCCGGAAACGCCGTGGTGGCTGGAAATCCTAGCCTGGCTGCAAGAGTTCGAAACGCTGTTAGAAGAAGTGCTGACGACGTTCGTCAACGAACTGTGGATGTGGATACAAGAGGCGCTGCTGGTGGCGGCGGAAATACTCGAAACGTTCCTCAGTGAACTCTGGATGTGGGTGCAAGAGGCCCTGCTCGTGTTCCAGGAGATAATGACGGCGTTTTTCCAGGGGCTGGCAAGCATTCTGGAAGTGGTGGTTGAGGTTCTCTACGTTGGGGCCTTACTGCTGGGAGAATTCCTTGCTACGGTCCTGCTGGCATTGGCCGAGGGCCTTGCGGTGGCGGCACAAGCTATAGCGGAAGCCATCATCACGCTATTGGCCCTCTATCCAGAAATCATCGTGGTCGCCCTGATAGCGGCGGGAATTCTTGTTCCGCTCGGTGTCGGCGGTGCTGTGCTGGCAGGAGTTGGCGCCGCTATCGCGGTACCACTCGCGACCGGCCTGGGGATCGGGATCCCGGCGTATGTCGATTCCATCGATCAGCGAAGCGATGACACTTCCGAGACCATCGATGGCCCGGCTGCGCCGGATTGCGCCGAAATCGTGACATCTGACAAAACCGAGGTGTTTACACCCGGTAAGGGTGAGTTGGTGTCACCCGGCAACGGGGAGTTGGATACGCCCAGCAAGACTGAGGTATTCACGCCCAACAAGGGTGAGGCGGTGACATCGGGCAAGTTCGACATGGCTACGGCCGCTGGCCGCGACGTGCCGGCGGGCATGGTCAAGTTTTCGGATACCGGGGCTGGACCGATTGGGTTTACCGGTACCGCTCCCTCATCGACCGGTCCCGGTGCTTCAGGGCTGGCCACGTTGGCTGGTGGATTCGGTGATAGCGCCGGCATGCCGATGGTGCCAGCGACATGGGACGTGACTTTAGTCGGGGCGCCGACGTGA
- a CDS encoding PE family protein: MMLRVVPEGLAAASAAVDALTARLAAAHAAAIPAITAVVPPAADPVSLETAAGFSAVAGEHGAVAAGGVEELGRSGTSVAESGVSYAIGKHHPDRP; the protein is encoded by the coding sequence TTGATGTTACGAGTGGTTCCTGAGGGTTTAGCGGCGGCAAGTGCAGCGGTGGACGCACTGACGGCTCGCCTGGCCGCTGCACATGCTGCTGCAATACCGGCGATTACGGCGGTGGTACCACCGGCGGCGGACCCGGTGTCACTGGAGACCGCGGCCGGGTTCAGCGCGGTGGCCGGCGAGCATGGTGCGGTCGCTGCCGGGGGAGTCGAAGAGCTTGGCCGTTCGGGGACCAGTGTTGCTGAGTCTGGTGTTAGTTACGCGATTGGTAAACACCATCCCGATCGCCCTTAA
- the dapE gene encoding succinyl-diaminopimelate desuccinylase → MLDLRGDPIELTAALVDIPSESRNEARIADEVEAALRAQTTGWEIIRNGNAVLARTCRNRPSRVLLAGHLDTVPAAGNLPSRLENGELYGCGAADMKSGDAVFLHLAATVPDPVHDLTLVFYDCEEIEAAANGLGRIEDELRDWLSADVAILGEPTAGYIEAGCQGTLRVVISATGTRAHSARPWLGDNAIHKLGAVLDRLARYQARSVDIDGCTYREGLSAVRVDGGVAGNVIPDRASVTVNYRFAPDRSVAAALHHVHEVFAGLDVQIEQADAAPGALPGLSEPAAKALVEAAGGQVRAKYGWTDVSRFAALGIPAVNYGPGDPNLAHRRDERVPAAQITVAVDMLRRYLSG, encoded by the coding sequence GTGCTGGACTTACGCGGGGACCCGATCGAATTGACCGCGGCGCTGGTCGATATCCCCAGCGAGTCGCGCAACGAGGCCCGCATCGCCGACGAGGTGGAGGCCGCGCTGCGTGCCCAGACAACCGGCTGGGAGATCATCCGCAACGGCAACGCCGTGCTCGCGCGCACCTGCCGCAACCGGCCGTCGCGGGTGCTGTTGGCCGGACACCTCGACACCGTGCCGGCTGCCGGCAACCTGCCCAGCAGGCTCGAGAATGGCGAGCTGTACGGCTGCGGCGCCGCCGACATGAAGTCCGGTGATGCGGTTTTCCTCCACTTGGCGGCCACCGTACCCGATCCGGTGCACGACCTGACGTTGGTGTTCTACGACTGTGAGGAAATCGAAGCTGCCGCAAACGGTTTGGGTCGCATCGAAGATGAGCTGCGGGACTGGTTGTCGGCCGACGTCGCCATCCTCGGCGAGCCGACTGCCGGATATATCGAGGCCGGCTGCCAGGGCACGCTGCGCGTCGTGATCAGCGCCACCGGAACCCGCGCCCATTCGGCGCGTCCCTGGTTGGGCGACAACGCAATTCACAAGCTGGGCGCGGTCCTGGACCGGTTGGCGCGATACCAGGCCCGCAGCGTCGACATCGACGGTTGCACCTACCGCGAGGGCTTGTCGGCGGTGCGCGTCGATGGCGGCGTGGCCGGCAATGTGATTCCCGATCGCGCGTCGGTCACGGTGAACTACCGCTTTGCGCCCGACCGGTCGGTGGCCGCGGCCCTGCACCATGTCCACGAGGTGTTCGCCGGGCTCGACGTGCAGATCGAGCAGGCCGACGCCGCCCCGGGCGCCCTACCCGGGCTGTCGGAGCCGGCCGCTAAAGCCTTGGTCGAGGCCGCCGGTGGGCAGGTCCGGGCGAAGTACGGGTGGACCGACGTATCGCGCTTCGCGGCGCTTGGCATCCCCGCGGTCAACTACGGACCCGGTGATCCCAATCTGGCGCACCGGCGCGACGAGCGGGTTCCGGCCGCCCAGATCACGGTCGCCGTCGACATGTTGCGGCGCTACTTGAGCGGGTAG
- the dapD gene encoding 2,3,4,5-tetrahydropyridine-2,6-dicarboxylate N-succinyltransferase, with the protein MRFDVCSRRQVACRGVTGAAGIGLATLAADGSVLDTWFPAPELTESDSSGTSRLALSDIPSELVALVGRDDDRGTEVVAVRTVIGSLDDVAADAYDAYLRLHLLSHRLVAPHGLNAGGLFGVLTNVVWTNRGPCAVEGFEAVRARLRRHGPVTVYGVDKFPRMVDYVLPTGVRIADADRVRLGAHLAPGTTVMHEGFVNYNAGTLGASMVEGRISAGVVVGDGTDIGGGASIMGTLSGGGTHVISIGRRCLLGANAGLGISLGDDCVVEAGLYLTAGTKVTMPDGTPVKARELSGHSNLLFRRNSVTGAVEVVARDREGITLNEDLHAN; encoded by the coding sequence ATGCGATTCGATGTCTGCTCGCGCAGGCAAGTAGCGTGTCGAGGCGTGACTGGAGCAGCAGGCATCGGCCTGGCGACCCTCGCCGCCGACGGATCGGTCCTCGACACCTGGTTCCCAGCACCGGAGCTGACGGAATCGGATAGCAGCGGAACGTCCCGGCTGGCGCTGTCCGACATTCCCTCCGAGCTGGTCGCACTGGTCGGCCGCGACGACGATCGCGGCACCGAAGTGGTCGCGGTCCGCACCGTCATCGGCTCGCTGGACGATGTCGCCGCCGACGCGTACGACGCCTACCTTCGGCTCCATCTGCTGTCGCATCGGTTGGTGGCGCCGCACGGGCTCAACGCCGGCGGCTTGTTCGGGGTATTGACGAATGTGGTGTGGACCAATCGCGGACCGTGCGCCGTCGAGGGTTTCGAAGCGGTGCGGGCCCGGCTGCGCCGCCACGGCCCGGTCACGGTCTACGGCGTCGACAAGTTCCCGCGGATGGTCGACTACGTCCTGCCCACCGGGGTTCGCATTGCCGACGCCGACCGGGTGCGGCTGGGTGCTCACCTGGCGCCGGGCACCACCGTGATGCACGAGGGCTTCGTCAACTACAACGCCGGAACCCTGGGCGCCTCAATGGTCGAGGGCCGCATCTCGGCGGGCGTGGTAGTGGGCGACGGCACTGACATCGGCGGTGGCGCGTCGATCATGGGGACCCTGTCCGGGGGTGGTACCCACGTCATTTCGATCGGCAGACGCTGCCTGCTCGGCGCCAACGCCGGGCTGGGCATCTCCCTGGGCGACGACTGCGTGGTGGAGGCCGGTCTCTACCTCACCGCCGGCACCAAGGTCACCATGCCCGACGGAACCCCGGTCAAGGCGCGCGAACTTTCCGGCCACAGCAACCTGCTGTTCCGCCGCAATTCGGTGACCGGGGCCGTCGAGGTGGTAGCCCGCGACCGGGAAGGCATCACACTTAACGAGGATCTGCACGCCAATTAG
- a CDS encoding MFS transporter, producing the protein MRRVALACVVGSAVEYYDFYIYGTAAALVFPSVFYPGLGPTMATVASMGTFAMAFLSRPLGAAVFGHFGDRLGRKKTLVATLLIMAVATVTVGVVPATATIGALAPLILIMLRLLQGFAAGGEWAGSALLSAESAPAHKRGYYGMFTAIGGGIALVLSGLTFLVVNYTLGADSSAFMHWGWRIPFLLSAALVLIALYVRLKISETPVFATEMARTDAGKATGHPAPLAEVLRRQRRELILAAGCVLAVFGYLYLASTYLPSYAQTRLGYSRDFILLVGVLGGLTCIVFVSTTAALCDRFGRRRLMLVGWAVGLPWSLLVMPLIDSGDRTWFAAAILGVYAIAAAGFGPVVALLPELFATRYRYTGTALSINLAGIAGGAVPPLVAGTLVAVYGSWAVGVMMAALVAVSLVCTYLLPETTGTAFGSLI; encoded by the coding sequence ATGAGGCGGGTGGCGCTTGCCTGCGTCGTCGGCTCAGCGGTCGAGTACTACGACTTCTACATCTACGGCACCGCGGCCGCGCTGGTGTTTCCCTCGGTGTTCTACCCCGGTCTCGGTCCTACGATGGCCACCGTCGCCTCGATGGGGACATTCGCCATGGCGTTTCTGTCGCGGCCGCTCGGTGCGGCGGTGTTCGGACATTTCGGGGACCGACTGGGCCGTAAGAAGACCCTGGTCGCCACGTTGCTGATCATGGCCGTGGCGACGGTCACCGTCGGCGTTGTTCCGGCGACGGCCACGATCGGGGCGCTGGCACCACTGATCCTGATAATGCTGCGCCTGCTGCAGGGTTTCGCCGCCGGCGGTGAATGGGCCGGATCGGCGCTGTTGAGCGCCGAGTCCGCGCCCGCGCACAAACGCGGCTATTACGGAATGTTCACCGCGATCGGCGGCGGCATCGCACTGGTGCTCAGCGGCCTCACCTTCTTGGTCGTGAACTACACGCTCGGAGCCGACAGCTCCGCATTCATGCATTGGGGATGGCGTATCCCGTTCCTGCTGAGTGCGGCGCTGGTCCTCATCGCCTTGTATGTGCGCCTGAAGATCAGCGAGACCCCGGTCTTCGCCACCGAGATGGCCAGGACCGACGCCGGGAAAGCAACCGGTCACCCCGCTCCGTTGGCGGAAGTGCTGCGCCGGCAGCGCCGCGAACTGATCCTGGCTGCGGGCTGTGTCCTCGCGGTCTTCGGCTACCTGTATCTGGCCAGCACCTACCTTCCCTCCTACGCGCAAACCCGCCTGGGCTATTCCCGGGACTTCATCCTGCTGGTCGGGGTGCTGGGCGGGCTGACCTGCATCGTGTTCGTGTCGACGACGGCGGCGCTATGCGACCGGTTCGGGCGCCGGCGCCTCATGCTGGTCGGGTGGGCAGTGGGTCTCCCGTGGTCGCTGTTGGTGATGCCGCTGATCGATTCCGGCGATCGCACCTGGTTCGCAGCCGCCATCCTGGGCGTTTACGCCATCGCGGCGGCTGGTTTCGGACCCGTCGTCGCACTGCTCCCCGAACTGTTCGCCACCCGCTACCGCTATACCGGCACCGCCCTGTCGATCAACCTCGCCGGCATTGCCGGGGGTGCGGTGCCGCCATTGGTCGCCGGCACCCTGGTGGCCGTCTACGGCAGCTGGGCGGTCGGCGTGATGATGGCCGCTCTGGTGGCGGTCAGCCTGGTGTGCACCTATCTGCTTCCCGAAACAACCGGAACCGCATTCGGCTCGCTTATTTGA